The DNA sequence TGGCGGGTTCAATTCCATCGCTTCGATCTGTCTTTGCTGAGGTTCTGGAGAAGGCGCTGACATGCTCGAGGTTTCCAATGCCACGCTGCACTACGGCGCCGCCCAGGCGTTGCGCGGGGTGTCGCTGAAGGCGGGTGCGGGCAAAATCACCTGCGTGCTCGGCCGCAACGGCGTCGGCAAGACCAGTTTGATGAGATCGATCGTCGGCCATAACCGGCTGACGAGCGGAAGCGTTGCCTTCGAGGGGAAGGCGCTCGACCGGAGCGCGGCGTATGACCGCGCCCGGTCGGGCATCGCATTCGTGCCGCAGGGCAGGGAGATCTTTCCGCTGCTCAGCGTGCGGGAAAATCTCGAGTCCGGCTTCGCGCCCTTGAAGCGCGCCGACCGCAACGTGCCTGCGCACGTCTTCGAGCTGTTTCCGGTGCTGAAGCAGATGCTTGGCCGCCGTGGCGGCGATCTTTCCGGCGGCCAGCAACAGCAGCTCGCCATCGGCAGGGCACTCGTGATGCGGCCGAAGCTGCTGGTGCTCGACGAGCCGACCGAAGGCATCCAGCCCTCTGTCATCAAGGATATCGGCCGCGCCATACGCTATCTGCGCGACCAGGCCGGCATTGCGGTGCTGCTGGTCGAACAGTATCTCGATTTCTGCCGCGAACTCGCCGACGAGGTCAACATCATGGATCGCGGCCAGATCGTCCACACCGGCCCAGCGGAAGATTTAGACCGGGCTGATGTCCGCAAATTCCTCACGGTCTAGAATCGGCGCCAGACTTCATTGAAGATTTGAAGTTATTGGCAAGACCAATATTTCCTACATCCATCATCTGCGTCTCTGGCACATGCAATATCGCATGCTAGTCTTTTCGTGGCTTTGTGAGTCGGCCGTTTCCGTATCAGTCTGGTCATCGCAGATCGCGGCGCGGCAAAGGCCCTGCAAGTTCCACGCAAGCAAGGCTTCCTAGCTTCCCGATCTGATTGTCGTTCAAACGCGTTTGGGCACACAGGCTAAGGGACAGCCATGGAACGTTACGTCGAGGACTACCAGAAGCGGCGGCTTACCGAACGCGTCGACATCATCGCCGCCATCAACATTCTGAGGTCACAGGGCTGTGACTACGACGACCTGATCGAGGAGATCACCAAGGTCTTCTATGTCGACCTCGATACCTTCAATGAAATTGTCATGGCGGCCTAATGCAGTCGCCCGGCGGGCTTGGCATGATACGCGCGTTTAGCTCGCGCGTCGGAATGGCGAAGCGGTGACGCGGTTGCGACCTCCGCGCTTGGCATCATAGAGCGCCTTGTCGGCGGCGCTGAGTACCTTGTCCAGGCTGATCCCCTCTTTGCTGCCAAACGCAAATCCGGCGCTGACCGTACAGGTGAGGGAACCGGTTTCGGTTTCTATCAGTCGCGCCGCGAAAGCCGCCCGGATACGCTCGGCTGCTTCCTCGACCGCCTCCGGCAGCGTGCGCTTCAGTACCAGCGCGAATTCCTCGCCGCCCATGCGCGCGGCGACGTCGGCCGGTCGAAGGTTGGCTGCCAACTCGTTGGCGAACACCCTCAGCACTTCATCGCCCGCCGCATGGCCGAATTCGTCGTTGATGGTTTTGAAGTTGTCGAGGTCGAAGACGACCACCGCGGTAAAGGCGCCGACCGGGACATGGCCATGCATGTCGAACAGCGCGCGCCGGTTGAGCAGGCCGGTCAGGGAATCCGTCTGGGCGTTGCGATGGTGATGCCTCGCCAGACGCCCCTGATTGAGGGCAAGCGACAGCGCGCCAATACCTGTCATGCTGGCGATAACCACGATGAGACTGAGCTCCTCGGCCCAGTTGCTTGGTGCATGTCCAAGCACCAGTTTTCCTTCCCAGGCGAGAACCATGGCGCAGAGCCCGAACGAGGTGGCCGTGGCCGAATAGAGCGCGGTGATGCCGATCGTCAGCGCGGGTGCCTCATCACGGCCCTTCCAGTATTCGAACGCCGTGGCGAACAGGAGCACGGCGGCAAACATGTTCTCCGCCATGAAGCCGAGGCCATCATAACCCAGAGCCATGGGGGGCAACGCTATCGCCAGGGAATAGCAACCCCACAGGGCCCGCGGCAGTGGCGAGCCGCCGGTTCGGAACTGATAGGCCGCACCCAGCATGGTCGAAAAGCCGATCAGCAGAAACGCCGAGGTGGCGATGCCGAGCAGGCGTCCCGGCATCTCGATATAGGCGTCATAGATAAAAATATCGCCGACCACGAACACCAGGCTGATCGCCCATGTCAGCAGGAATTTTTCCGAGCGGGCGGTCAGCCACATGCCGAACAATGTCAGGCTGAGGCAAGCTGCCGAGAAACCGACGGCCAGCAGAAGTGAAGTGTAGTCGAGCGACATGCCCTCTTTCCCTGCCGGCGGCGGTCCCAGCTCTGCGGCTTGGCGTCGGCGCATTCATGCGGCAAGGAAGTGTCGATAAGGTTACGATCGTGGCGAAGATGCCCAGGAACAGGCGCTTTGCTACGCTCAATACGCATAGGCTATGTGCTTATTGTGTGCAGCTGGAAACCGACTGATGCCTTTTCAGTCGGCTACGCGCTTCATCAATGCCATCGCCCCGAACGGCGCCCGCACCTTGCCCTCGGTGATGAAGTAGACGAACACGTCGCGGGGCTGGACCGGGGCATCGGTGGCGGGGTCGGCGCGCCGCAGATCGGCCGGCTGCTTGCCCTGCGCCCAGATCTTGGCCCGCGCCGCCCATTCGTCGAGGCCCGTTGGCGTATAGCAATCGGGATTGTCGTCGCTGCCGGTCTGCAGCCGCGCATAGATGAAATCGCCAGTGATGTCGGCGATATCAGGATATTTGGCATGGTCGGCATAGACGATCGCCGCCTTGTATTTGCGCGCGAGCGCTGGGAATTCCGGCACGATGAAACTGTCGTTGCGCACTTCCAGCGCGTGGCGCAGCGCGACACCATCCTGCTTTTCCGGCAGCAGCTTCAGAAAGGCCTCGAAATCGTCCGGATCGAACTTCTTGGTCGGCGCGAACTGCCACAGGATCGGTCCCAGCTTGTCGCCGAGCGCGGCAACGCCGGAACCCAGGAAACGCATCATCGATTCACCGGCCTCGCCCAGCACGCGCCGGTTGGTGACGAAGCGGTTGCTTTTCAGCGAATAGACGAAATTGTCAGGTGCTTCGTTGGCCCATTTGACGAAGGTCGGCTCCTTGAAGCTCGAATAATAAGTGCCGTTGACCTCGATGCTCGGCACCTGCCGGGTAGCGTATTGCAGTTGCTTGGCCTTCGACAGTTTCTCGGGGTAGAAGGACGTGTCCCAGGGTTCGAAGGTCCAGCCGCCCATGCCGGCGCGGATTGTTCCCGATTTGCTCATTGTCGTCCTCCCAGATTTCTAATGGCGATCAGGCCGTGGTGGACCTGTTGTCGACGGGTTTGGCCATGTCGACGAGCATCCACCCTGGCCGGTAGGGATTGGGCCGGCGACCCGTTTCGCGATAGCCGTAAGCGAGATAGAGCGCGATGTTTCGTTCCATTTTCGCATTGGTGTAGAGCCGTATCTCCGGCAGGCCCCACTGCCGCGCCTGCTCGTCAGCGTGCTTCAGCAATGCAATACCGAACCCCTTGCCCTGGAAGGCAGGCGACACCGCGACGGAGAAGATCATCGCGTGATCTTCATGCCGCTCCAGCGTGATCACTCCGGCAAGTTCATCACCGCTCTCCAGCAGCCAGATCTGGCCCTGGGCAATACGCGGCGCGTAGTCCTCGGTAACCGGGATCGGCGGTGCATCGAGTATGGCGGAGTAGGGAGCGTAGGCGGCTTGCGTCAGCGCGACGATCGCGGCGAGATCTTCAGGGCCGGCAAGCCTCATGCCAAAGCTGCTCTGGACCGTGATGAGATCATCCTTACCCATCACTCCGCCGCTTCGCGTTTGCCTCCGGGGCGACGCTCCAGCAACTCCTTCAGGAACTGGCCGGTGTAGCTGCGCTTTTCGCGCACGATCGCTTCCGGCGTGCCCGAGGCGACCAGTTCGCCGCCGCCATCACCGCCCTCGGGGCCGAGGTCGAGCACCCAGTCTGCGGTTTTTATCACTTCGAGATTGTGCTCGATGACGACGACGGTATTGCCCTGGTCGACCAGTTCGTGCAGCACTTCCAGCAGCTTGGCGACGTCGTGGAAGTGCAGGCCTGTGGTCGGTTCGTCGAGGATGTAGAGCGTCTTGCCGGTCGCCTTGCGCGACAGTTCCTTGGCGAGCTTGATGCGCTGCGCTTCACCGCCGGACAGCGTCGTCGCCTGCTGGCCGATATGGATGTAACCAAGGCCGACCTGCTTCAGCGTCTCCAGCTTGTCGCGTACGCCGGGTACGGCGGCGAAGAAATCGACGCCTTCCTCGACGGTCATGTCGAGCACGTCGGCGATCGACTTGCCCTTGAACAGCACGTCGAGCGTCTCCCTGTTGTAGCGCTTGCCGTGACAGACGTCGCAGGTGACGTAGACGTCGGGCAAAAAGTGCATCTCGATCTTGATGACGCCGTCGCCTTGGCAGGCCTCGCAGCGGCCGCCCTTGACGTTGAAGGAGAAACGGCCGGGCTGATAGCCGCGCGCCTTCGCTTCCGGTAGCCCGGCGAACCAGTCGCGGATCGGCGTGAAGGCGCCGGTATAGGTGGCGGGGTTCGAACGCGGCGTGCGGCCGATCGGCGACTGGTCGATGTCGATGACCTTGTCGAGGAACTCCAATCCCTCGATGCGGTCATGCTCGGCCGGATGCTCGCGTGAGCCCATGATGCGGCGCGAGGCCGCCTTGAACAGCGTCTCGATCAGGAAGGTCGACTTGCCGCCGCCCGACACGCCGGTGACGGCGGTGAAAGTGCCGAGCGGGATTTCGGCGGTGACGTTCTTCAGATTGTTGCCGCGCGCGCCGACGATCTTCAGCCGCCGGTTTTTCTTCGCCTCGCGGCGCAAGCCGGGCGTTGCCACTTCGAGCGCGCCCGACAGATATTTGCCGGTGATCGAATTGGGATTGGCCATCACCTGCTGCGGCGTGCCCTGGGCGATGATCTCGCCGCCATGGATGCCGGCGGCCGGACCCATATCGACGACATAGTCGGCATGCAGGATGGCGTCCTCGTCATGCTCGACGACGATCACGGTGTTGCCGATGTCGCGCAGGTGCTTGAGCGTGTCGAGCAGGCGGGTATTGTCGCGCTGGTGCAGGCCGATCGACGGCTCGTCCAGCACGTAGAGCACGCCGGTCAGGCCTGAGCCGATCTGCGAGGCCAGCCGGATGCGCTGGCTTTCGCCACCCGACAGCGTGCCGGAATTGCGCGACAAGGTGAGATAGTCGAGCCCGACATCGTTGAGGAAGCGCAGACGCTCGCGGATTTCCTTCAGGACGCGGACAGCGATCTCGTTCTGCTTGTCGTTGAGCTGCGCCGGCAGGTCGGTGAACCATTTGTCGGCGTTGCGGATCGACTGTTCCGTCACTTCGCCAATGTGCTTGCCGGCGATCTTCACCGCCAGCGCCTCCGGCTTCAGCCGGTAGCCCTTGCAGACCGGGCAGGGCGTTGCCGACATGAAACGCTCGATCTCCTCGCGCATCCAGGCGGATTCGGTCTCCTTCCAGCGGCGCTCGAGATTGGGGATGACGCCTTCGAAGGTCTTGGTCGTCTTGTAGGAGCGCAGGCCGTCATCATACTGGAAGGTGATCTCGCGCTCGCCGGTGCCGCGCAGGATCGCTTCCTGGGCTTGCGCTGAAAGATCCTTGAACTTGTCGCCGAGCTTGAAGTCGTACGCCTTGCCCAATGCCTCGAGCGTCTGCGAGTAATAGGGC is a window from the Mesorhizobium australicum WSM2073 genome containing:
- the urtE gene encoding urea ABC transporter ATP-binding subunit UrtE — its product is MLEVSNATLHYGAAQALRGVSLKAGAGKITCVLGRNGVGKTSLMRSIVGHNRLTSGSVAFEGKALDRSAAYDRARSGIAFVPQGREIFPLLSVRENLESGFAPLKRADRNVPAHVFELFPVLKQMLGRRGGDLSGGQQQQLAIGRALVMRPKLLVLDEPTEGIQPSVIKDIGRAIRYLRDQAGIAVLLVEQYLDFCRELADEVNIMDRGQIVHTGPAEDLDRADVRKFLTV
- a CDS encoding GGDEF domain-containing protein; amino-acid sequence: MSLDYTSLLLAVGFSAACLSLTLFGMWLTARSEKFLLTWAISLVFVVGDIFIYDAYIEMPGRLLGIATSAFLLIGFSTMLGAAYQFRTGGSPLPRALWGCYSLAIALPPMALGYDGLGFMAENMFAAVLLFATAFEYWKGRDEAPALTIGITALYSATATSFGLCAMVLAWEGKLVLGHAPSNWAEELSLIVVIASMTGIGALSLALNQGRLARHHHRNAQTDSLTGLLNRRALFDMHGHVPVGAFTAVVVFDLDNFKTINDEFGHAAGDEVLRVFANELAANLRPADVAARMGGEEFALVLKRTLPEAVEEAAERIRAAFAARLIETETGSLTCTVSAGFAFGSKEGISLDKVLSAADKALYDAKRGGRNRVTASPFRRAS
- a CDS encoding DUF72 domain-containing protein, which produces MSKSGTIRAGMGGWTFEPWDTSFYPEKLSKAKQLQYATRQVPSIEVNGTYYSSFKEPTFVKWANEAPDNFVYSLKSNRFVTNRRVLGEAGESMMRFLGSGVAALGDKLGPILWQFAPTKKFDPDDFEAFLKLLPEKQDGVALRHALEVRNDSFIVPEFPALARKYKAAIVYADHAKYPDIADITGDFIYARLQTGSDDNPDCYTPTGLDEWAARAKIWAQGKQPADLRRADPATDAPVQPRDVFVYFITEGKVRAPFGAMALMKRVAD
- a CDS encoding GNAT family N-acetyltransferase, translated to MRLAGPEDLAAIVALTQAAYAPYSAILDAPPIPVTEDYAPRIAQGQIWLLESGDELAGVITLERHEDHAMIFSVAVSPAFQGKGFGIALLKHADEQARQWGLPEIRLYTNAKMERNIALYLAYGYRETGRRPNPYRPGWMLVDMAKPVDNRSTTA
- the uvrA gene encoding excinuclease ABC subunit UvrA; protein product: MADHKYLSIRGAREHNLKNVDLDLPRDSLIVMTGLSGSGKSSLAFDTIYAEGQRRYVESLSAYARQFLEMMQKPDVDQIDGLSPAISIEQKTTSKNPRSTVGTVTEIYDYMRLLFARVGVPYSPATGLPIESQTVSQMVDRVLAVEEGTRLFLLAPIVRGRKGEYRKELLELQKKGFQRVKVDGVFYEIADVPALDKKYKHDIDVVVDRIVVRGDLATRLADSIETALKLAEGLAVAEFADRPLDASQTGEDSVNKSKNETHERILFSEKFACPVSGFTIPEIEPRLFSFNNPFGACPTCDGLGSQRAIDPNLVVPDENVSLRDGAVSPWAKSTSPYYSQTLEALGKAYDFKLGDKFKDLSAQAQEAILRGTGEREITFQYDDGLRSYKTTKTFEGVIPNLERRWKETESAWMREEIERFMSATPCPVCKGYRLKPEALAVKIAGKHIGEVTEQSIRNADKWFTDLPAQLNDKQNEIAVRVLKEIRERLRFLNDVGLDYLTLSRNSGTLSGGESQRIRLASQIGSGLTGVLYVLDEPSIGLHQRDNTRLLDTLKHLRDIGNTVIVVEHDEDAILHADYVVDMGPAAGIHGGEIIAQGTPQQVMANPNSITGKYLSGALEVATPGLRREAKKNRRLKIVGARGNNLKNVTAEIPLGTFTAVTGVSGGGKSTFLIETLFKAASRRIMGSREHPAEHDRIEGLEFLDKVIDIDQSPIGRTPRSNPATYTGAFTPIRDWFAGLPEAKARGYQPGRFSFNVKGGRCEACQGDGVIKIEMHFLPDVYVTCDVCHGKRYNRETLDVLFKGKSIADVLDMTVEEGVDFFAAVPGVRDKLETLKQVGLGYIHIGQQATTLSGGEAQRIKLAKELSRKATGKTLYILDEPTTGLHFHDVAKLLEVLHELVDQGNTVVVIEHNLEVIKTADWVLDLGPEGGDGGGELVASGTPEAIVREKRSYTGQFLKELLERRPGGKREAAE